A single genomic interval of Puntigrus tetrazona isolate hp1 chromosome 1, ASM1883169v1, whole genome shotgun sequence harbors:
- the mzt1 gene encoding mitotic-spindle organizing protein 1 gives MASPASANMNAVRETMDVLLEISRLLNTGLDLESLSICVRLCEQGINPEALSSVIKELRKASDSLKASENSTSQG, from the exons ATGGCCAGTCCAGCGAGCGCAAACATGAACGCTGTTCGGGAGACTATGGATG TTCTCCTGGAGATATCCAGGCTGCTGAATACAGGATTGGACTTGGAGTCTCTGTCGATATGTGTCCGTCTGTGTGAGCAGGGGATCAATCCCGAAGCTCTGTCATCAGTGATCAAAGAACTCAGAAAAGCCTCAGACTCATTGAAG GCTTCTGAAAACAGCACAAGTCAAGGATGA
- the bora gene encoding protein aurora borealis: MGDMAEIYITPETPGRPAILNPFESPNDYHRLHESLVPSPSVFKSSKSSSATPAKFKWSIDEMANLLPVEIAPEDIHRQAMFLSQARADAEIEEKRQNAIDQFFTKGAIVPSPWGPLAAKPSVKLPHQKSPLSPLVTETLQPSKKINAICQTVLSLPVDFNLEKVLGDYYKTEELTEQVQESLSSSSLRRKLFLDGHDSGSESSTPSSPDRYSHNVPSSSREMMSSVIVSPLQCGIPTGTPLSGQFSSSPIQGPGRAYSLGSVASPMFSEKSSPAFKSPILSPIRLQHSVTPISGERKRLSFLSPDGIPTGSSDIDMNRCGESPLVEGCSPIRSCSPFQSRPRSRACMWASPTHISPILHANLQDKENILPSEPLPTMDLDASLTGPHAERGGRQSEESESEASVAVFEQMDQDEQFVKDSGGNDETSRRENEDEVVSRSREESCGWVPEDTASPARLSSSRTGSVPNAESTHMFVSLLAEGSITPYDISMQVDSGYNTHSVCTTSLMDTLSSDSQSKDVLDTHTAEEGVPFH, from the exons ATGGGAGACATGGCAGAGATTTATATAACACCCGAGACTCCTGGAAGACCCGCTATCTTGAACCCATTTGAGAGCCCTAACGACTATCACCGTCTTCACGAGTCTCTGGTGCCCAGCCCGTCGGTGTTCAAGAGCTCAAAGAGCTCCTCAGCG ACACCAGCCAAGTTTAAATGGTCCATCGACGAAATGGCAAATTTACTTCCTGTGGAAATAGCCCCAGAGGACATTCACCGCCAGGCTATGTTTCTGAGCCAAGCCAG GGCAGATGCTGAGATTGAGGAAAAACGGCAAAATGCTATTGATCAG tttttCACTAAAGGTGCAATTGTTCCCTCTCCATGGGGACCACTGGCAGCTAAGCCATCAGTAAAATTACCACATCAGAAAA GTCCTTTGTCCCCACTGGTAACAGAAACACTTCAGccatcaaagaaaataaatg CCATCTGTCAGACGGTCCTGTCTCTGCCTGTGGACTTCAATCTTGAAAAAGTTCtgg GTGATTACTACAAGACAGAAGAGCTAACTGAACAGGTTCAGGAGAGCCTCAGCTCCTCTTCTTTGCGGCGGAAGCTGTTTCTTGATGGCCACGACAGCGGCTCAGAATCCTCTACTCCTTCCAGCCCAGACCGATATTCCCATAATGTTCCTTCCAGCAGTCGAGAGATGATGTCTTCTGTTATTGTCTCTCCACTTCAGTGTGGCATTCCAACTGGGACGCCCTTGTCT GGTCAGTTTTCATCCAGTCCCATCCAAGGCCCGGGTCGAGCATACAGTCTGGGCAGTGTCGCGAGTCCCATGTTTTCAGAGAAATCGTCACCGGCTTTCAAGTCTCCTATTCTGTCGCCCATTAGACTTCAGCATTCTGTGACCCCTATATCAG GTGAGAGGAAAAGGCTGTCTTTTTTGTCCCCCGATGGCATTCCCACTGGCAGCTCAGACATTGACATGAACCGATGTGGAGAAAGCCCGTTGGTGGAGGGCTGCTCCCCCATCCGGAGCTGCTCCCCCTTTCAATCCCGACCCAGAAGCAGAGCCTGTATGTGGGCCTCTCCTACTCACATTTCCCCTATACTTCACGCAAACCTCCAGGACAAGGAAAACATTCTCCCCAGCGAACCTTTACCCACCATGGACCTGGATGCCAGCTTGACGGGACCTCATGCCGAACGAGGAGGACGCCAATCTGAGGAAAGCGAATCGGAGGCCTCCGTCGCTGTTTTTGAGCAAATGGATCAAGACGAGCAGTTTGTGAAGGACAGCGGAGGAAATGATGAGACTAGCAGAAGGGAAAACGAGGATGAGGTCGTCAGCAGGAGCAGAGAGGAATCCTGTGGCTGGGTTCCTGAGGACACTGCGTCTCCAGCTAGACTGTCCAGCTCTCGAACAGGCAGTGTGCCTAATGCTGAGAGTACGCACATGTTTGTATCCCTGCTTGCGGAAGGAAGCATTACGCCATATGACATTAGCATGCAG GTGGATAGCGGTTATAACACCCACTCTGTGTGCACTACCAGCTTAATGGACACACTCAGTTCAGACAGCCAGAGTAAGGACGTGctggacacacacactgctgaagAGGGTGTACCCTTTCACTAG